The genomic window ATCGAACAATCTAGTTTTAGTCATTGATTTAGTGTAGAAATGTGCTGATGCAGTGCATTGGGTGAGGCTAATTTGTGTAATTCTCTGCACCCACACGTATTTTCTGTGGCCCTCAAACTTGCTCACGGCTCTGAGGTAGTGAGGTGCTGTCTGACTGGCTGGTAGCTCCCAGCTTTTTCTCACCACAGAATATATATAGTGTCTTTCCCTTTCACAAGGCTAGTTATAAATTTATGTCTGGCACAAGAATCTGATTGGTTATGTGTCAAGGAGAACTGCAAGATTTATGACAAAAGCAGAGACCTCGTGGAGTCTTCAAAATAATACAAAATTGTTCCATTCCTCGCAATATGAATAATCAAGGCTCCACACTCACACCACAAAGGCACACACTGGTGTCATAATGGTTATGCAGCTGAATCGTACTTGGTGGAATACTGTTATCTCTTTTCTGTATAACCAGTCGCTAAATATCTATAGCATATTCTTGGTCATGGATTCTGATGGGTGCTTTGTATGGTGGAATTAGGAAGATAACCAGTGTCTATCACAGAATAAACTTATGCTTCCACTGTTACAATTGTTTTCTGCAGGTTTTGTGAAAAAGCTAAGATTGAGAACTCTGTTCCCTTTCATGCTGAACCATCAAACATTACCCTGAGCAGCATGTTTGTACCCTCGGCACGTGTACCAACCAGGGATTCTGATGAGTGCTGTACATAGTGGAATTAGAAAAATAGCTAGTGTGCGGATAGTTTACTATTGCAGAAAAAACTTATGCTCCTGCTGTCACAATTATTTCTGCAGGTTTTGTTTAATAGCTAAGAGTGAGAACCACATCCCATTTTATGTTGAACTATCAAGCATGACTCAGAGTACATGTATACACCCTTAACTTGTTGATGTGAGGAAACACTCTGCTGTCATGAAGTACTTTCCTGTTAAAAAATGGAATGAAACCTCACCTGTGCACCTTCTGTGCAGGCCTGCAACTTTGCATTCAAAGGCTACTTCAAGAGCTTCTTCGGCTATGACAAGGAGAAAGACGGGAAATGGAAATGGCTAGCTGGAAATGTAGCTTGTGGTAGTGCTGCAGGAGCTACAACATCGTCCCTGCTATACCATCTGGATTATGCACGGACACGGCTAGCCACTGACGCGATTGAATCCCGAGCTAACAAACGTCAGTTCAGGGGGTTGCTAGATGTCTACAAGAAGACACTTGCAACTGATGGTATTCGTGGATTGTACCGAGGCTTCAGTGTGTCTATTGTGGGTATCACTCTATATCGGGGTCTTTATTTTGGCATCTACGACACCATGAAACCTATTGTACTAGTAGGGCCATTGGAGGTAACGTCATTCTTGTGTCATCTGCATCTCACAGTTGAGGTTCCCGCAAGACCAGCTTGACACACTTAGTTGTTATTGAATGCTTTTGCAGGGAAATTTCCTGGCCAGTTTTGCCTTGGGATGGACAATAACTACATTCTCTGGGGCCTGCGCCTACCCATTTGATACACTCCGACGAAGAATGATGTTAACTTCAGGGCAGCCATTCAAATACAGGAGTGCCTTCCATGCCGTAAAACAGATAGTTTCCACCGAAGGGTTCTTCACTCTATTCAGAGGGGTCGGTGCTAATATCCTCTCAGGAATGGCTGGAGCTGGAGTTCTTGCTGGGTATGACCAGCTCCAACGGTTTGCAGGCCAGCATGATTACAAAATTGAGAACAAGATGAAAGGGGCACTGAAATGATGTGCATATGATGGATCTGCATGTGCCTGGGAAGATACTTGGGTTTTCAGGTTGCGCGGCCAGATGGGAGTTGTGTGAGCTACAATTACCGAGCTCACAGAGCAGAACTTGAGATGCCTGCAAGAGTTAATGGGAATGAATTGATCAGCACAGCAACATTTCCTGGAGGTGAATTTTCCCAGGACAAGAGATGGCATCAGGGTGCAATAGATGATTCGTTTCTATACAAAGTTTTGAATACCATAACGACTAGATCTTATTCTGGAAGTGTAAATTAATATGGTTTCGAAAGCTGATGCCCCCATGTACACTGTTAATGTAAACTGTAAATAGTACTGTAAAGAATAAAGAGTTTAGGGcctctttggttcaaaggaatTTCGTACCTTGTATTAGGTTTGATCCTTTGTATTAGGTTtgatcctttgcgtccaagaaaccaaatggagaggacagaaggcgaaggaggtggaggataccggcttcaagctgtggtacacggggacggctgcaaacagaaatggcgtaggcatcttgatcaacaagagcctcaagtatggagtggtagatgtcaggagacgtggggaccggattatcctggtcaagctggtagctgaggacttggttctcaatgttatcagcgcatatgccccgcaagtaggccacaatgagaacaccaagagggagttctgggaaggcttggaagacatggttaggagtgtaccgattggtgagaagctcttcataggaggagacctcaatggccacgtgggtacatctaacacaggttttgaaggggcgcatgggggctttggctatggcatcaggaatcaagaaggagaagatgtcttaagctttgctctagcctacaacatgattgtagctaacaccctctttagaaagagagaatcacatctggtgacttttagtagtggccaacacactagccagattgatttcatcctctcgagaagagaagataggcgtgcgtgcctagactgtaaggtgatacctggggagagtgttgtaccccagcataagctggtgttTGCTGACTTCGGCTTTCgaattcgtgtccagcgggataagcgtgccaaggtcgctagaacgaagtggtggaagctcaagggggaggtagctcaggtgttcaaggagagggtatttaaggagggcccttgggaggaaggaggggatgcggacaatgtgtggatgaagatggcgacttgcattcgtaaggtggcctcggaggagtttgaagtgtccaggggaaggagaagcgaagataaggatacctggtggtggaatgatgatgtccagaaggcgcttaaagagaagaaagattgcttcagacgcctatacctggataggagtgcagacaacatagagaagtacaagatggcgaagaaggccgcaaagcgagctgttggtgaagcaaggggtcgagcatatgaggacctctaccaacggttaggcacgaaggaaggtgaaagggacatctataagatggctaagatccgggagaggaagacgagggatattggccaagtcaaatgcatcaaggatgga from Triticum aestivum cultivar Chinese Spring chromosome 3B, IWGSC CS RefSeq v2.1, whole genome shotgun sequence includes these protein-coding regions:
- the LOC123068396 gene encoding ADP,ATP carrier protein ER-ANT1, whose translation is MAAAAAAATRKDGADAHHTPHRLRSPSRVAADFAMGGAAAVVAKTGAAPVERVKLLLQNQAEMLRRGALTRPYRGIADAFARVLREEGAAALWRGNQANVIRYFPTQACNFAFKGYFKSFFGYDKEKDGKWKWLAGNVACGSAAGATTSSLLYHLDYARTRLATDAIESRANKRQFRGLLDVYKKTLATDGIRGLYRGFSVSIVGITLYRGLYFGIYDTMKPIVLVGPLEGNFLASFALGWTITTFSGACAYPFDTLRRRMMLTSGQPFKYRSAFHAVKQIVSTEGFFTLFRGVGANILSGMAGAGVLAGYDQLQRFAGQHDYKIENKMKGALK